From the Huiozyma naganishii CBS 8797 chromosome 2, complete genome genome, one window contains:
- the SKI2 gene encoding SKI complex RNA helicase subunit SKI2 (similar to Saccharomyces cerevisiae SKI2 (YLR398C); ancestral locus Anc_4.261) — protein sequence MSTPLTEQSIEDLYQSLKNITNDPDVQLFEDKLTKLNLNDVKAKDAASVDKTIQDKFLRPSHILPWSILDSVQKVPDLQSKTLDYKDLLTPPERITRTAYYFKRKGLAGKISHYQEEVSLKEVANANASNSLSITRSLNHHGNIVRGNTSQLPFTPGGVPLQSMNAAPISNLLHKDKDGLFDIPDGFSRGIVPRDEVETFPNDEGGEAVEHDVKELDKLDNAHEVKQEVSDMKLRAEQQANQELSDRFRTAKTTSSKNAVDDTISGIDDLLPMDINFGRSVATMKNILKRKEWAHVVDLNHKITNFNELVPNQARTWSFELDTFQKEAIFHLEQGDSVFVAAHTSAGKTVVAEYAIAMAKRNMTKTIYTSPIKALSNQKFRDFKETFEDIDVGLITGDVQINPEANCLIMTTEILRSMLYRGADLIRDVEFVIFDEVHYVNDQDRGVVWEEVIIMLPQHVKFILLSATVPNTYEFATWIGRTKQKNIYVISTPKRPVPLEVNIWAKGQMIPVISPAREFLETNFNKHKDLLSGTKADATPQNNSRGGAQAGRGNGKPGAGRGGARGGARGGARGGGRGGRGGNGSRGAGAIGSNRRQFFQRSAPSKKTWPELVNYLRSKDLLPMVVFVFSKKRCEEYADWLEGINFCNNKEKSQIYMFIEKSITRLRKEDRELPQILKIRSLLERGIAVHHGGLLPIVKELIEILFAKGFIKVLFATETFAMGLNLPTRTVVFSEIRKHDGNGLRDLTPGEFTQMAGRAGRRGLDKTGTVIVMAYSEPLQKGSFKEVSLGVPTKLQSQFRLTYNMILNLLRIEALKVEEMIKYSFSENTNQTSHPEHEKKIKKLQVELETVEDCKCDVCSKDLDRFLNATVKYKQNTSNILTELSKSADIFKVLRIGRLVVLRDAKQKHRLGFIFKNDLNSKTSTVLIFTKPAGLPDGSPNFLPYIGYLKAYAKNNFQPFEREDFFFEIVPFTSIEQVTIFILKVQYKNLLDQEEQALKDFHTETSMILRYSQKLKEVSMNMRGNIKVHQESLERENIKKELVSLESFGCPKLAEHFVPGYKRYAIEDEIELLTHLMSDENLNLLPDYEKRLAVLQSAGFIDSNHNVELKGRVACEINSGYELVITELILDNFLGDFEPEEIVALLSVFVYEGRTREEEPPIATPRLIKGKKRIQEIYQRMLTVYEENQVPLTQEEAEFLDKKRFALMNVVYEWARGLSFKEIMQISPEAEGTVVRVITWLDEICRQVKTASIIIGNPALQMKMSRAQELIKRDIVFAASLYL from the coding sequence ATGTCAACCCCTTTAACTGAACAGTCCATTGAGGATTTGTATCAGAGTTTAAAGAATATTACGAATGATCCTGATGTCCAATTATTCGAAGATAAATTGACCAAGCTGAACTTAAACGACGTCAAGGCGAAAGATGCTGCATCGGTTGACAAAACCATACAAGACAAGTTCTTGAGACCATCTCATATTTTACCGTGGTCGATTTTGGATTCTGTTCAGAAAGTCCCAGACCTGCAGTCCAAGACGCTCGACTATAAAGATCTGCTGACCCCACCAGAACGCATTACAAGAACAGCCTACTacttcaaaagaaaaggtCTTGCCGGGAAAATCTCTCACTATCAGGAGGAAGTATCGTTAAAGGAGGTCGCTAATGCCAATGCGTCCAATTCTTTGTCCATAACGAGAAGTTTGAACCATCATGGTAACATAGTAAGAGGGAACACATCGCAGCTTCCTTTCACTCCAGGTGGTGTACCTTTGCAATCTATGAATGCAGCTCCAATTTCAAACTTGCTCCATAAGGATAAAGATGGACTATTTGACATCCCAGATGGGTTTTCGAGGGGTATCGTCCCAAGagatgaagttgaaacGTTTCCAAATGATGAAGGTGGCGAAGCTGTCGAGCACGATGTGAAAGAGCTGGACAAATTGGATAACGCACATGAAGTTAAACAGGAAGTCAGTGACATGAAGTTGAGAGCAGAACAGCAAGCGAACCAAGAGTTGTCGGATAGGTTCAGAACTGCCAAGACAACATCGAGTAAAAATGCTGTTGATGACACGATTTCAGGAATTGACGATTTACTGCCCATGGATATCAATTTTGGTAGATCCGTTGCCACAATGAAAAACATTCTGAAAAGGAAGGAGTGGGCCCATGTCGTCGACTTGAACCACAAAATTACCAACTTTAATGAGCTAGTTCCCAACCAAGCAAGGACATGGTCCTTTGAGCTCGacactttccaaaaggaGGCCATTTTCCATTTGGAACAAGGTGACTCGGTTTTCGTTGCTGCACATACGTCTGCAGGGAAGACTGTAGTGGCAGAGTACGCAATTGCAATGGCGAAGCGTAATATGACGAAGACCATCTACACTTCTCCAATCAAAGCGTTGTCCAATCAAAAATTTAGAGACTTTAAAGAGAcatttgaagatattgacGTTGGTTTGATTACCGGTGATGTGCAAATCAACCCAGAGGCAAATTGTTTGATTATGACTACTGAAATTTTGAGATCAATGTTGTACCGTGGTGCCGATTTGATTAGAGACGTGGAATTCGTCATATTTGATGAAGTTCACTATGTTAACGATCAAGATAGAGGGGTAGTATGGGAGGAGGTGATTATCATGTTGCCGCAGCACGTCAAGTTTATCCTGCTGTCTGCAACTGTTCCTAACACTTACGAATTTGCGACCTGGATTGGAAGAACTAAACAGAAAAACATCTATGTTATATCTACCCCCAAAAGACCCGTACCGTTGGAAGTTAACATTTGGGCAAAAGGACAAATGATACCTGTTATATCACCAGCCAGAGAGTTTTTAGAAacaaacttcaacaagcaCAAGGATCTTTTATCAGGAACTAAGGCTGATGCCACACCTCAGAATAATAGCAGAGGTGGGGCACAAGCCGGTAGAGGGAATGGCAAGCCGGGTGCTGGTAGAGGCGGTGCTAGAGGCGGTGCTAGAGGCGGTGCTAGAGGCGGTGGCCGTGGCGGTCGTGGAGGAAATGGATCTCGCGGCGCAGGCGCCATTGGTTCTAACAGGCGCCAATTCTTTCAGAGAAGTGCTCCCTCCAAAAAGACATGGCCTGAGTTGGTGAACTATCTTAGATCGAAAGATCTGCTACCCATGGTCGTCTTTGTATTCAGTAAGAAGCGCTGTGAGGAATATGCTGATTGGTTAGAAGGGATAAATTTCTGTAATAACAAGGAGAAATCGCAGATCTATATGTTCATCGAAAAGTCAATTACACGGTTGAGAAAAGAAGATAGAGAGTTACCTCAAATACTGAAGATTAGATCGCTGTTGGAGAGGGGTATCGCTGTTCATCACGGTGGTTTGCTTCCCATTGTCAAGGAACTCATTGAGATTTTGTTTGCAAAGGGATTTATCAAAGTTCTGTTTGCCACTGAAACCTTTGCTATGGGTTTAAATCTTCCAACTAGGACAGTCGTTTTCAGCGAAATAAGAAAGCATGACGGTAACGGGTTAAGAGATTTAACCCCTGGCGAATTCACACAAATGGCTGGTAGGGCAGGACGGAGAGGTTTGGATAAAACGGGTACTGTCATTGTTATGGCTTATAGTGAACCACTACAAAAGggttctttcaaagaggtaTCCCTAGGTGTTCCAACAAAGTTGCAGTCCCAGTTTAGACTAACATACAATATGATCCTGAACTTGTTAAGGATTGaagctttgaaagttgaagaaatgatTAAATACTCATTCAGTGAAAATACGAATCAAACTTCACACCCTGAACatgaaaagaaaatcaagaaacttCAAGTAGAGCTTGAAACTGTCGAAGACTGCAAATGTGACGTATGCTCCAAAGATTTGGACAGATTTTTGAATGCTACAGTCAAATACAAGCAAAATACCTCGAACATCCTCACTGAACTATCAAAGTCTGCAGACATTTTTAAGGTCCTTCGTATTGGTAGACTGGTTGTGTTAAGGGATGCGAAACAAAAACACAGATTGGGatttattttcaaaaatgaCCTCAACTCCAAGACTTCGACAGTACTGATATTTACAAAACCAGCAGGGCTGCCTGATGGGTCCCCAAATTTCTTACCATACATTGGGTACTTGAAAGCATATGCGAAAAACAATTTCCAGCCatttgaaagagaagacttcttttttgaaattgtgCCCTTTACATCCATAGAGCAGGTCACAATATTCATATTGAAAGTTCAATACAAAAATTTGCTAGATCAGGAAGAGCAAGCCTTGAAAGACTTCCATACAGAAACCTCCATGATTCTTAGATATtctcaaaaattgaaggaggtGTCAATGAACATGAGGGGTAACATCAAGGTACATCAAGAAAGTttagaaagagagaatATCAAGAAGGAATTGGTTTCGCTAGAGTCCTTTGGGTGTCCAAAGCTTGCTGAACATTTTGTTCCCGGATATAAAAGATATGCCATTGAAGATGAGATCGAATTGCTAACCCACCTAATGTCCGATGAAAATTTGAATCTATTACCCGATTACGAGAAGCGGTTGGCTGTATTGCAGTCGGCAGGGTTTATTGACAGTAATCATAATGTTGAGCTGAAAGGAAGGGTTGCCTGTGAAATTAACTCAGGATATGAACTGGTCATCACCGAGCTAATCCTGGATAACTTCCTTGGTGATTTCGAACCTGAAGAAATTGTCGCTTTGTTATCTGTTTTTGTCTATGAGGGTAGAACGAGGGAGGAGGAACCACCTATTGCGACTCCAAGACTGATAAAGGGTAAGAAGAGAATTCAAGAGATTTATCAAAGAATGTTGACTGTATATGAAGAGAACCAAGTTCCTTTGACCCAGGAAGAGGCCGAAtttttggacaagaagCGTTTTGCCTTGATGAATGTTGTTTACGAGTGGGCGAGAGGTCTATCGTTCAAGGAGATTATGCAGATCAGTCCGGAAGCGGAAGGTACTGTCGTCAGGGTCATTACTTGGTTAGACGAAATATGTCGTCAAGTAAAAACAGCGTCCATTATTATTGGTAACCCCGCGCTACAAATGAAAATGAGCAGGGCCCAAGAACTGATCAAAAGAGATATTGTCTTTGCAGCAAGTTTGTACTTGTAA
- the BDF1 gene encoding chromatin-binding protein BDF1 (similar to Saccharomyces cerevisiae BDF2 (YDL070W) and BDF1 (YLR399C); ancestral locus Anc_4.262) — translation MAEHMDYNIAAETVVDPRIMADTEKGVGGAQVLSEGGAASAQAPHSALTPAPEVKEEEKVVAVVEEAKQDAVAEEPAESPLQGPNGLPYVDPATAVPVPAPPQEPDTNNLPEHPIPEHQKRHALLAIKAVKRLKDAKPFLQPVDTVALNLPLYFNYIKRPMDLSTVERKLNLNAYETPESVTEDFNLMVDNCVKFNGPASAIAQMARNIQASFEKHMLNMPAKDAPVIIQQNKSRKKKKGGEDEDTPVVIRRAQTHSGRPKREIHPPKSKDIYPYENKRPKSKKLQQAMKYCVSVVKELTNKKYASFNYPFLEPVDPVSMNLPTYFDYVKEPMDLGTISKKLSNWEYQTMEEFEADIRLVFKNCYSFNPDGTIVNMMGHRLEEVFNSKWADRPMYSDYEDDEEESDDGDDYSDAYDNGEDEDEDIDETSITNPAIQYLEEQLTRMKVELQQLKRQELDRIRRERRLARGGKQRSQQKKRKRSKSNLKQRNKKKLKTVVTYDMKRLITDHINDLSAESMEKAVKIIMPDSTGEEEVELDLDTLSNDTILTLYNTFFRKYDKSEEANGNSLNGHDHPSLSPQSTMGISAKKRRSKALSQEEQSKQIEKIRSKLAYLDHASPLSQNGSPLNMGYQQKGSTSSSSSSGDDEDSESEEE, via the coding sequence ATGGCCGAACATATGGACTACAACATCGCTGCTGAGACCGTGGTCGATCCTCGGATTATGGCGGACACTGAGAAAGGTGTTGGGGGTGCACAGGTCCTGTCTGAGGGCGGGGCGGCGTCGGCACAGGCTCCGCACTCTGCGCTTACCCCCGCTCCAGAggtgaaggaggaggagaaggttGTGGCGGTGGTGGAGGAAGCTAAACAAGATGCTGTGGCCGAGGAACCTGCAGAATCCCCCTTGCAAGGTCCTAATGGTCTGCCCTATGTGGACCCTGCTACTGCCGTGCCCGTGCCGGCACCACCACAGGAGCCAGATACAAATAACCTCCCGGAACATCCGATCCCGGAACATCAAAAGAGACACGCGCTGCTGGCGATTAAGGCAGTTAAGCGTCTGAAAGATGCTAAACCTTTTTTACAACCAGTGGATACGGTTGCTTTGAATCTACCACTGTACTTCAACTACATTAAAAGGCCGATGGATCTGTCGACAGTGGAGAGGAAACTTAATCTGAACGCATACGAAACGCCAGAATCCGTTACCGAGGATTTCAACCTGATGGTGGATAACTGTGTTAAATTCAACGGGCCCGCATCGGCGATAGCACAGATGGCCAGAAATATACAGGCGTCGTTCGAAAAACATATGCTGAACATGCCTGCGAAAGATGCACCAGTTATCATACAGCAGAACAAGTCCcggaaaaagaagaagggaGGGGAGGATGAGGATACGCCTGTGGTCATCAGGAGAGCGCAGACGCACAGCGGGAGACCCAAGAGAGAGATCCACCCTCCTAAATCAAAGGACATATACCCATACGAAAACAAGAGGCCCAAGTCCAAGAAGCTGCAGCAGGCAATGAAGTACTGTGTCTCCGTCGTGAAGGAGTTGACCAACAAGAAGTACGCTTCGTTCAACTACCCATTCTTGGAGCCCGTTGATCCAGTGTCGATGAATTTGCCCACATATTTTGACTACGTCAAGGAACCCATGGACTTGGGAACGATCAGTAAGAAGTTGAGCAACTGGGAGTACCAAACAATGGAGGAGTTTGAAGCTGATATCAGGCtcgtgttcaagaactgtTACTCGTTCAACCCTGATGGCACCATCGTGAACATGATGGGCCACAGACTGGAAGAAGTGTTCAACTCGAAATGGGCCGACCGCCCCATGTACTCGGACTatgaggatgacgaggaggagagtGACGACGGTGATGACTACTCGGACGCGTACGATAACggcgaggacgaggacgaagacATCGACGAGACGTCCATTACAAACCCAGCTATTCAGTACCTAGAGGAACAACTCACGAGGATGAAAGTGGAACTGCAACAATTAAAGAGGCAAGAACTGGATAGGATCAGACGGGAAAGGCGACTGGCGCGCGGCGGGAAGCAACGCTCGcaacaaaagaagaggaagcgCTCGAAGTCGAATCTGAAGCAAaggaacaaaaagaagctCAAAACAGTGGTCACGTACGACATGAAACGGCTCATTACAGATCACATAAACGACCTGTCTGCAGAGAGTATGGAGAAGGCAGTAAAGATTATCATGCCCGACAGCACGGGCGAGGAAGAGGTAGAGCTTGACTTGGACACGCTGAGCAACGATACAATTCTCACTCTGTACAACACTTTTTTCAGGAAGTACGACAAGAGCGAGGAAGCCAACGGCAACTCTCTCAACGGTCACGACCACCCATCCCTATCGCCTCAGAGCACAATGGGCATCTCggcaaagaagagaagatcTAAGGCCCTATCCCAAGAGGAACAATCGAAACAGATCGAAAAAATTAGAAGTAAACTGGCATACTTGGACCACGCATCTCCACTGAGTCAAAACGGTTCCCCATTGAACATGGGGTATCAGCAAAAGGGATCcacctcttcttcttcatcctcgGGCGATGATGAGGATAGTGAAAGTGAAGAAGAGTAA
- the DUS3 gene encoding tRNA dihydrouridine synthase DUS3 (similar to Saccharomyces cerevisiae DUS3 (YLR401C); ancestral locus Anc_4.264): MTNGKRNHDAVDGSADVPSKKQDQWTKGIAQLKPQYIVAVGGQPRQSNDDDEEEPSSDRFAGESNSKGTRKKKRRGQNKDRDNRQVREANVLCPKLVQSGDASDCPWGGACRYNHDRALYLQGKAPEIRSEVFVEGCPVWKTLGRCPMGYKCKFLSSHMDSDTLQLRVGDPPNEGGLAPYAINREINHISGAEKTDLVKKRFDFPKSEEVLFIIDAIQQEQRDSMAERERANLSVDTAPQVAQRNKAEQEHRDKQKETYLKYKDTRYFAIEKRKLDYKGKKILSPLTTVGNLPYRRLMKKLGCDVTYSEMALSVPLIQGTNSEWALPKAHVSEQGGFGVQVAASKPWQASKAAEALAQYTGSGINEINLNSGCPIDLLYRQGAGSALLDNPAKMIRCLNAMSYVSGDIPVTVKIRTGTRDSHPIADTLMKRLVFETDVSAVTLHGRSRQQRYTKVADWDYIGKTARALREYEAEYGTSGGRDRTRVQFIGNGDVNNWEDWHRYLQEIPEMDSIMVARGALIKPWIFEEIDAEQYLDKSSSERVEYMRDYAQFAMEHWGTDEYGISQCRRFFCDFMSFFHRYIPMGICERYPVKLNERPPNWQGRDPMETLLGSNDASDWVKLSEMFWGKPEDTFHYTPKHKSNSYN; encoded by the coding sequence ATGACCAACGGGAAGAGAAACCACGATGCAGTGGATGGGTCCGCGGATGTGCCCTCGAAGAAACAGGACCAGTGGACGAAAGGTATCGCGCAATTGAAGCCGCAGTACATCGTCGCGGTGGGTGGACAGCCAAGGCAGTCgaatgatgacgatgaggaggagcCCTCTTCGGACAGGTTTGCTGGGGAGTCCAACAGCAAGGGCACCCGGAAGAAGAAACGCAGAGGGCAGAATAAAGATAGGGATAACAGACAGGTGCGGGAGGCTAACGTGCTGTGTCCGAAATTAGTTCAAAGTGGGGATGCTAGTGATTGCCCCTGGGGGGGCGCGTGTCGGTACAACCACGACCGGGCGTTGTATTTACAGGGGAAGGCGCCTGAGATCCGCTCGGAGGTGTTTGTGGAGGGGTGCCCCGTGTGGAAGACTCTCGGGCGGTGTCCGATGGGTTACAAATGTAAGTTTTTGTCCTCGCATATGGACAGTGACACTTTACAGTTGAGAGTGGGGGACCCGCCCAATGAGGGTGGCTTGGCCCCCTACGCTATCAACCGAGAGATCAACCATATCTCGGGTGCTGAGAAGACAGATCTTGTGAAGAAACGGTTCGATTTCCCGAAGAGTGAGGAGGTGCTGTTCATCATCGATGCGATCCAACAGGAGCAACGTGATTCGATGGCTGAGAGGGAGCGTGCGAACCTCTCGGTAGACACAGCTCCTCAAGTGGCACAAAGAAATAAGGCAGAACAGGAACACAGGGATAAACAAAAGGAGACATACCTCAAGTACAAAGATACTCGATACTTTGCCATTGAGAAACGGAAACTGGATTacaaggggaagaaaaTCCTGTCCCCGCTGACCACCGTAGGGAACTTGCCCTACCGTCGTCTAATGAAGAAACTTGGATGTGACGTTACTTACTCTGAGATGGCACTGTCTGTGCCACTCATCCAGGGGACGAACTCCGAGTGGGCACTGCCCAAGGCACATGTGAGCGAACAAGGCGGGTTTGGTGTACAAGTGGCAGCGTCCAAACCGTGGCAGGCATCGAAGGCAGCGGAGGCACTGGCCCAGTACACGGGCTCCGGGATCAACGAGATCAACTTGAACTCCGGGTGTCCGATCGACCTGTTGTACAGACAAGGTGCTGGGTCTGCACTTTTGGACAACCCTGCGAAGATGATCCGGTGTCTAAACGCAATGAGTTACGTGTCGGGGGATATCCCCGTGACTGTTAAGATCAGAACTGGGACAAGAGACTCTCATCCGATAGCAGACACGCTTATGAAACGGCTTGTCTTTGAAACTGACGTGTCTGCAGTGACATTGCACGGTCGGTCGAGACAGCAGCGGTACACGAAGGTGGCCGACTGGGATTACATCGGCAAGACAGCGAGGGCGCTGCGCGAGTACGAGGCGGAGTACGGCACCTCGGGGGGCAGAGACCGCACGAGAGTACAGTTCATCGGGAACGGTGACGTGAACAATTGGGAGGACTGGCACCGGTATTTACAAGAGATCCCAGAAATGGACTCTATCATGGTTGCACGTGGAGCGTTGATCAAGCCGTGGATCTTCGAAGAGATCGATGCAGAGCAGTATTTGGACAAGAGTTCCTCGGAGAGAGTCGAGTACATGAGGGATTACGCGCAGTTTGCGATGGAACACTGGGGCACTGACGAGTACGGGATCTCCCAGTGCCGCCGGTTTTTCTGCGATTTTATGTCATTTTTCCACCGGTACATCCCGATGGGCATCTGTGAACGATACCCTGTGAAACTTAACGAGAGACCGCCAAACTGGCAAGGTAGAGACCCGATGGAGACGCTACTCGGTAGCAACGATGCAAGCGACTGGGTCAAGCTGAGTGAGATGTTCTGGGGGAAACCAGAAGACACATTCCACTACACCCCAAAGCATAAATCCAATTCCTACAATTGA